From a single Pseudomonadota bacterium genomic region:
- a CDS encoding prepilin peptidase — MNILNILIFIFGSVVGSFLNVCIYRLPRNRSIILPNSFCPSCEKPIKL; from the coding sequence ATGAATATATTAAACATCCTTATTTTCATATTCGGTTCTGTTGTTGGCAGTTTTCTTAATGTATGCATCTACCGGCTTCCCCGGAACAGGTCAATAATCCTGCCCAATTCGTTTTGCCCTTCCTGTGAAAAACCTATAAAGCTTT
- a CDS encoding pilin, with translation MIKVHRNSKGFTLIELLIVIAIIGILAAIAIPAYTGYTKKAKLSGVTSAMGALKNAITAYYTEKGNIPSNPTSITEINSNFGITLPSQYVSDANVTNASDIVTINVTLANIGSDVNGGVMNLVSTNIATTPTWTFGSANANITPLLPK, from the coding sequence ATGATTAAGGTTCACAGAAATAGTAAGGGCTTTACATTAATTGAGTTGCTGATCGTTATTGCGATCATCGGTATCCTCGCTGCAATTGCAATCCCTGCTTATACTGGATACACAAAAAAGGCTAAGTTATCGGGTGTAACAAGTGCAATGGGTGCTCTTAAGAATGCCATAACGGCATACTATACAGAAAAAGGAAATATTCCATCCAACCCTACAAGCATTACCGAAATTAATTCTAACTTTGGCATTACTCTTCCATCACAATATGTATCTGATGCAAATGTTACCAATGCTTCAGATATTGTCACCATCAATGTGACGCTGGCAAATATAGGTAGTGACGTTAATGGTGGTGTTATGAATTTGGTATCAACCAATATTGCAACAACGCCGACATGGACATTCGGGTCAGCCAATGCTAACATTACCCCTCTGTTACCAAAGTAA
- a CDS encoding PDZ domain-containing protein, with the protein MSKSYHRLIIIALVIMGLTAPVFGQNSADEARKHLVRGMVAIEMAKSEGELAAAAAEFKKATELAPTMPAAWYNLGSVQSKMGLLKDAIASYRRYLIVAPKANDARLVNDEIIKLEYRLERIEKVAELAGVWLVGTTTFAVSVNNAEFIAKGSVGTDGVTVISDGGALVGKQGRTPRGNSEMVFKGRINGFSIKGMRYRGPFTEGVSDCTIPGDQSEFTGTVSEDGNNITLNFQKGLYQADRDAGIFFGLDSCTGVTKTGDMPQTYVLTRHGGVPGKTDSAGKKLKNDIGLVGLKISETDPQLIADVLQGLPAAEAGIKIGDRVLKVDGKDARGLTIQQLVGLIRGQVRKSNNLR; encoded by the coding sequence ATGAGCAAATCTTATCACCGTTTAATAATAATAGCATTGGTCATCATGGGGCTGACGGCACCTGTTTTCGGGCAGAACAGTGCTGACGAAGCCCGCAAACATCTTGTACGCGGGATGGTGGCAATCGAAATGGCGAAAAGTGAGGGTGAGCTGGCAGCAGCGGCAGCCGAGTTTAAAAAAGCAACTGAGCTTGCACCAACCATGCCAGCAGCCTGGTACAACCTGGGATCAGTTCAGTCTAAAATGGGACTGCTGAAGGATGCAATAGCCAGCTATCGCCGCTATCTGATTGTGGCACCCAAAGCCAATGACGCACGGCTCGTCAACGATGAGATCATCAAGCTTGAGTACAGGCTTGAGAGAATCGAGAAAGTGGCGGAATTAGCCGGTGTCTGGCTTGTCGGAACAACGACCTTTGCCGTTTCGGTAAACAACGCAGAGTTCATCGCCAAAGGCAGTGTGGGGACCGACGGAGTAACGGTGATCAGTGACGGGGGTGCATTGGTAGGGAAACAAGGAAGGACGCCACGAGGCAATAGCGAGATGGTATTCAAGGGCAGAATAAATGGGTTTTCCATCAAAGGTATGCGTTACAGAGGCCCATTTACGGAGGGAGTCTCGGATTGCACGATACCCGGTGATCAGAGTGAGTTTACAGGCACTGTCAGCGAAGATGGCAATAATATCACTCTTAATTTTCAAAAGGGCTTATATCAGGCAGACAGGGATGCGGGGATTTTCTTCGGTCTGGATTCATGCACCGGTGTAACGAAAACCGGCGATATGCCCCAGACATACGTCCTCACGAGACATGGCGGGGTTCCGGGCAAAACCGATTCGGCCGGGAAAAAGCTTAAAAATGACATTGGCCTCGTTGGGTTAAAAATATCGGAAACAGATCCTCAACTCATTGCGGATGTTTTGCAGGGCTTGCCGGCGGCCGAAGCGGGGATTAAAATTGGCGACCGTGTCCTGAAGGTAGACGGGAAAGATGCCAGGGGTTTGACCATCCAGCAATTGGTGGGATTGATTAGAGGGCAGGTCAGAAAGTCAAACAAC